The proteins below come from a single Papaver somniferum cultivar HN1 chromosome 11, ASM357369v1, whole genome shotgun sequence genomic window:
- the LOC113323945 gene encoding uncharacterized protein LOC113323945, with product MGPRKRLPKEEAVKTFNDSIDGYIHPPKFRDGNVKITIYSSLLQLAEVRDWLSVDQQAIFKGTAIGHLLSVPAESKYSGTILHFLLSREIHVDDKPDEMHFKVGGKILHFGKREFALVTGLSFKKPEKDFVPPPKSSSLMWTHFPNQYRVTGLEVKALLFKKNSTCPSLDRVKLALLLVVHRFLMGCPDRDAINISYWHLVDDLEEFNKYPWGEATFGRLTKFRSPLLYQANKENSGVGGETKYKVVGIAHALSVWALDIMPGLLNLCGRKIESIGWLPHMLCVLCTQSPKYPSLRTLEMNDVHVRSDIMWQKGDANQLIVLGLEEGTPEIEVELSSSFRTEKERHGYHGVKDSHGRDVPKGNMSSCSQAKTTGIESLEVVELVEDPVDATMDTSSSKGLTRDSTLLNISTSINVIPSPPGFTRASAPERVEGFQLVDDFKILEEHVILYKKIYEKHGHMATKKVIKFNDDMLLTCVTSLLKIISAMENVRGSELSEALLDRWEGFIKDADTLEFNIEWLREGFHRIKNHWRSSFGIDREVEIHADVLDAMQVKYDCLSTREDELNAELLEVKVQKRKAEATISSERDAIQEKVTKKNKLGCEPVLGIVLS from the exons AGCAATATTTAAGGGCACAGCAATTGGCCATCTACTTTCAGTACCAGCAGAGTCGAAGTACAGTGGCACCATTTTGCATTTCTTACTTTCAAGGGAAATTCACGTGGATGATAAACCAGATGAAATGCACTTTAAGGTTGGTGGAAAAATATTGCATTTTGGCAAGAGAGAATTTGCTTTGGTTACAGGGCTTAGTTTCAAGAAACCGGAGAAAGATTTTGTACCTCCGCCCAAATCCTCATCCCTGATGTGGACCCATTTCCCCAACCAATATCGTGTAACTGGATTAGAAGTGAAGGCTCTCCTCTTCAAAAAGAATTCCACCTGCCCATCTCTTGACAGAGTGAAATTGGCGTTACTTTTGGTTGTTCATCGCTTCTTAATGGGCTGTCCAGATAGAGATGCCATAAACATCAGTTACTGGCATTTGGTTGACGACTTGGAGGAATTTAACAAGTACCCTTGGGGCGAAGCAACATTTGGTAGATTAACAAAATTTAGATCACCACTACTTTATCAAGCCAACAAAGAGAACAGTGGTGTTGGTGGGGAAACGAAGTACAAGGTTGTCGGAATTGCCCATGCCTTATCA GTTTGGGCTCTTGATATCATGCCTGGGCTGCTTAATCTGTGTGGACGAAAGATTGAAAGTATAGGCTGGCTACCACATATGCTTTGCGTATTATGCACACAATCTCCCAAGTATCCCTCTCTTCGAACATTGGAAATGAATGAT GTTCATGTCCGCTCAGATATAATGTGGCAAAAGGGTGATGCAAATCAGTTAATAGTGCTTGGCTTAGAGGAAGGTACCCCGGAGATAGAGGTTGAG TTAAGTTCTTCTTTCCGGACAGAGAAAGAAAGACACGGCTACCATGGTGTGAAGGACTCTCACGGCAGGGATGTACCCAAAGGGAATATGTCATCTTGTTCTCAAGCGAAAACTACGGGAATCGAATCGCTTGAAGTGGTTGAGCTTGTTGAAGATCCTGTGGATGCTACAATGGATACGTCCTCTTCTAAGGGCCTGACTCGTGATTCTACCTTATTAAATATTTCGACTTCCATAAATGTTATTCCTTCCCCACCAGGGTTTACAAGGGCTTCAGCTCCAGAGAGAGTGGAAGGATTCCAACTTGTTGACGACTTCAAGATCCTAGAAGAGCATGTAATTTTGTATAAGAAGATTTATGAAAAACATGGGCATATGGCGACCAAAAAAGTCATCAAGTTCAATGATGATATGTTACTCACATGTGTTACCAGTTTATTGAAGATCATCTCGGCAATGGAAAATGTACGAGGTTCAGAATTGAGTGAAGCACTGCTGGATAGATGGGAAGGGTTTATCAAAGATGCCGACACTTTGGAATTCAATATTGAGTGGCTTCGTGAAGGATTCCATCGAATTAAGAACCACTGGAGGTCTTCGTTCGGGATAGATAGAGAAGTTGAAATCCATGCAGATGTATTGGATGCAATGCAGGTCAAATATGACTGCCTATCGACAAGAGAAGACGAACTTAATGCTGAACTTTTAGAGGTAAAAGTTCAGAAAAGGAAAGCTGAGGCGACTATTTCATCTGAGCGAGACGCTATTCAAGAAAAGGTGACTAAGAAAAACAAATTAGGGTGTGAACCTGTTCTAGGAATTGTGCTTAGCTGA